A section of the Candidatus Poribacteria bacterium genome encodes:
- a CDS encoding DUF58 domain-containing protein — translation MPLLDAKFLKQITRLQIRSEVVSRGKFKGERRSLNRGASVEFADYRTYELGDDLRHIDWNVYARLDRLFLKLFNAEEDLPIFILIDNSTSMDFGQPTKLECAKWVAAAVSYIGLISFDRVSVYTFSDQLIPIVSSMYGKAQFPKLSQAIEGIDGGGETHLTTCLQRFFTEIKGPGVGIIISDFWDMDGYETAVKGLLSRSFDLTLIHLLSDEEMHPQLSGELQLADAETGQAKEITVNEGALASYTERLNAFCETLKRYCLNRGVTYIRMNQQTPIEQFILQDLRRSGFIH, via the coding sequence ATGCCCCTTTTAGACGCAAAATTTCTCAAACAAATTACTCGCCTCCAAATCCGTTCCGAGGTTGTATCTCGGGGAAAGTTCAAAGGGGAACGGCGCAGCCTCAACCGGGGCGCGAGCGTTGAATTCGCAGATTATCGTACCTACGAACTTGGTGATGATTTGCGCCATATCGACTGGAATGTCTATGCCCGATTAGATCGACTCTTTCTTAAACTGTTCAATGCGGAAGAGGACCTTCCAATCTTCATCCTAATCGATAACAGCACCTCAATGGATTTCGGACAGCCTACGAAACTGGAGTGCGCCAAATGGGTTGCTGCGGCAGTGAGTTATATCGGTTTAATCAGTTTTGATCGCGTCTCTGTCTATACATTCTCAGATCAACTGATTCCTATTGTATCCTCCATGTACGGAAAAGCACAGTTTCCTAAACTGTCACAAGCCATTGAGGGAATTGACGGCGGTGGAGAAACACATCTGACAACGTGCTTGCAACGCTTCTTTACCGAAATAAAGGGACCCGGTGTTGGAATTATCATCTCTGATTTTTGGGATATGGACGGTTATGAGACAGCCGTTAAAGGACTCCTATCCCGAAGTTTCGACTTAACGCTTATTCATCTCCTCAGTGATGAAGAAATGCACCCACAACTTTCGGGCGAGTTGCAGTTAGCGGATGCAGAAACGGGACAGGCTAAAGAAATCACCGTCAATGAGGGGGCACTCGCGAGTTACACCGAGCGATTGAACGCTTTTTGTGAAACTTTGAAACGCTATTGCCTGAATCGCGGCGTGACTTATATTCGTATGAATCAGCAAACCCCCATTGAACAGTTCATTTTGCAAGATTTACGACGGAGTGGTTTTATCCATTAA